From Theileria annulata chromosome 1, complete sequence, *** SEQUENCING IN PROGRESS ***, one genomic window encodes:
- a CDS encoding uncharacterized protein (Tap404f10.p1c.C.cand.3 - score = 49.14) has product MNLLNSYKLIYYIFILLFQVRSKYSKAINLLSSSQSDVQVLEVDLAKSVHCVDFEKKAILQCKPRHVLIVHAAQWSDASCSEKNQFEAKQLTDKKFHFFDRTETLKQLCDGLSYCFLKPSKTRNSEQSNTFLGDPLYYHTLESTTKSYSLTVSVSCLNRELTVRGRKVTDTIVNKDKNIQFGCNEDEQIHLSVTRVDGYTQDGPNRSLTFFNFGPELFSCNLKQKCTVTTEQLKKCEVEKGMAFGTGLLVYYCRKPLRFSFCDHVKVTGTNSSTVDKFVLYAEQDSQVKVKAPIFTVLSTESAVWSTYDKLTDNEVKKDRKELLKFLCDDRNYCAFTPKRSAAGPHESSFEEVHFGGILNETKPLVLLVTFFTKPLKHLKSLTEKGVKTVKVNLGEKLSLQCGAQEEGTLHVLSAVAGPRNQTDVDDQTDSVKFKDLTKVMYKICYRRRTCEWNMNPQRLHEVVDPSTVQRSALEVASALQMNAQLETTRETTQVNTPLHSALAEQEITVKYMCKKYTHDPSLVDMPGQTTAFLEMSKGETHSLVDKEQAETVQLTKSTKLFINLEVFGNFKVQVGDFFEIDVPEGSNNTVDAFFVNNKESKLTKNLARKSTRYVFYLGFAEDNALDFSLDASDGVNSEKMAGKVTAASPLQYPISLKDVVKAKGSIVGMRVYLVKHNVN; this is encoded by the exons atgaatttgttaaattcatataaattgatatactacatttttattctcTTATTTCAAGTTCGAAGCAAATATTCCAAAGCAATCAACCTTCTTTCCAGTTCCCAATCTGATGTGCAAGTCCTAGAAGTCGATCTCGCCAAATCAG TCCATTGTGTTGACTTTGAGAAGAAAGCAATACTACAATGCAAACCAAGACATGTACTGATTGTACACGCAGCCCAGTGGTCAGATGCATCATGCAGTGAAAAAAACCAATTCGAGGCAAAACAACTAactgataaaaaatttcaCTTTTTTGACAGAACGGAGACTTTGAAGCAGCTCTGTGACGGGTTATCATACTGTTTTCTAAAGCCCTCTAAAACCAGGAATAGTGAGCAGAGTAATACCTTTCTAGGTGACCCACTTTATTATCATACTCTAGAGAGTACCACAAAGTCCTATTCTTTAACAGTCTCAGTATCCTGTCTGAACCGAGAACTCACGGTCAGAGGAAGAAAAGTAACAGATACGATAGTAAACAAGGACAAGAATATTCAGTTTGGGTGCAATGAAGATGAGCAGATTCATTTATCCGTCACAAGAGTGGACGGATACACTCAAGATGGGCCGAATCGCTCATTAACTTTTTTCAATTTCGGCCCCGAGTTATTTAGCTGCAATTTAAAGCAAAAGTGTACAGTTACCACAGAACAACTTAAAAAATGCGAAGTCGAGAAGGGCATGGCCTTTGGAACTGGACTACTGGTTTATTACTGCAGAA aaCCGTTGAGATTTTCATTTTGTGATCATGTGAAGGTAACAGGTACGAATTCTAGTACCGTTGATAAATTCGTTCTGTACGCTGAACAGGACTCCCAAGTAAAAGTAAAGGCACCAATTTTTACTGTGCTCAGTACTGAGTCTGCCGTCTGGTCGACATATGATAAGTTAACAGACAATGAAGTAAAAAAGGATCGCAAGGAACTACTGAAGTTCCTGTGTGATGATCGCAATTACTGTGCATTTACCCCTAAGCGTTCAGCCGCTGGACCTCACGAGTCTTCTTTCGAAGAAGTGCATTTCGGAGGAATTTTAAATGAGACAAAGCCCCTTGTTCTCTTGGTGACTTTCTTCACAAAACCCTTGAAACATTTGAAGAGTCTCACTGAAAAGGGTGTGAAAACAGTTAAGGTAAATTTGGGAGAAAAACTCTCCCTTCAGTGTGGAGCTCAAGAAGAGGGCACTCTACATGTTCTTTCGGCCGTAGCTGGCCCTAGAAATCAAACAGATGTAGATGACCAGACTGATTctgtaaaatttaaagatcTCACTAAGGTTATGTATAAGATATGTTATCGTAGAAGGACTTGTGAATGGAACATGAACCCACAAAGACTCCACGAAGTTGTGGATCCCAGTACGGTACAACGTAGTGCCCTTGAAGTAGCTAGTGCTCTGCAAATGAACGCTCAATTAGAAACTACTAGAGAAACTACACAAGTGAACACCCCCCTCCACTCTGCATTGGCAGAACAGGAAATTACAGTTAAGTACATGTGTAAAAAGTATACACATGACCCAAGTCTTGTCGACATGCCAGGACAAACAACAGCATTCCTTGAAATGTCTAAAGGTGAGACTCACTCCTTAGTGGATAAGGAACAAGCAGAGACTGTTCAGCTAACTAAAAGTACGAAACTGTTTATTAACTTGGAGGTGTTTGGAAATTTCAAAGTTCAGGTTGGGGATTTTTTCGAAATAGATGTCCCTGAAGGTTCTAATAATACAGTTGACGCCttttttgttaataataaagagTCCAAGttaactaaaaatttagCGAGGAAATCAACTAGGTATGTTTTTTATTTGGGCTTTGCAGAAGATAACGCTCTCGATTTTTCTCTGGACGCTTCTGACGGAGTTAATAGCGAGAAAATGGCCGGAAAGGTAACTGCAGCTTCACCTTTACAATATCCAATTTCACTAAAGGATGTTGTGAAGGCAAAGGGTTCAATAGTAGGTATGCGAGTATATCTTGTAAAACataatgtaaattaa